In the Drosophila biarmipes strain raj3 chromosome X, RU_DBia_V1.1, whole genome shotgun sequence genome, one interval contains:
- the LOC108024416 gene encoding probable cytochrome P450 318a1 isoform X2 has protein sequence MGTPTNFTQIDDAHIAHSYKRLLEISAVRVVKPWLQIDLLHRLLAPELYEESRKCCKLLADFVGEIVRTKHRNWRLRDAVGSGDKAGEDSSAGWQRRIFIEQIFQLAANGEMTLEEIMHEAQSMVLVSFETVSNSITMALLCLATNKGDCRRRLLAEIRSLVPDSGQVGLEQLQQLRYLDAFVSESLRLLATVPMNLRHVSRDFQLAGRAREAIVPQNSIVVLDTFNMQRDERWWGATAKQFDPQRFLEQDQDQDQDRDQAQGQQAGGQDAAGPGSGQPRRQRDRRHSYSFLPFSSGLRSCIGRRYGLFIMKVFLVKLISQFDFQSDFELEKLEFVENISLKFKNADDILLTIQPHSLSKDSI, from the exons ATGGGCACTCCAACCAATTTCACCCAAATAGATGACGCGCACATCGCCCACAGTTACAAGCG CCTCCTGGAGATCTCGGCCGTTCGGGTGGTGAAGCCCTGGCTCCAGATCGACCTGCTGCACCGCCTCCTGGCCCCGGAGCTCTACGAGGAGTCCAGGAAGTGCTGCAAGTTGCTGGCCGACTTTGTGGGCGAGATTGTGAGGACGAAGCACCGCAACTGGCGGCTGAGGGACGCCGTCGGGTCGGGGGACAAGGCTGGCGAGGACTCCTCCGCCGGCTGGCAGCGGCGTATTTTCATCGAGCAGATCTTCCAGCTGGCCGCCAACGGGGAGATGACGCTCGAGGAGATCATGCACGAGGCGCAGTCGATGGTTCTGGTG TCCTTCGAGACGGTGTCCAACAGCATCACGATGGCCCTGCTCTGCCTGGCCACCAACAAGGGCGACTGCCGGCGGCGCCTGCTGGCGGAGATCAGGTCCCTGGTGCCGGACAGCGGCCAGGTGGGcctggagcagctgcagcagctgcgctACCTGGACGCCTTCGTCAGCGAGTCGCTGCGTCTGCTGGCCACCGTGCCGATGAACCTGCGCCACGTCAGCCGCGACTTCCAGCTGGCGGGCAGGGCGCGGGAGGCCATCGTGCCCCAGAACAGCATCGTGGTGCTGGACACCTTCAACATGCAGCGCGACGAGCGCTGGTGGGGCGCCACCGCCAAGCAGTTCGACCCGCAGAGGTTCCTCGAGcaggaccaggaccaggaccaggaTCGGGATCAGGCGCAGGGGCAGCAGGCCGGTGGCCAGGATGCCGCAGGACCGGGGTCCGGGCAGCCGCGAAGGCAGCGGGATCGACGACACTCCTACAGCTTCCTGCCCTTCTCCAGTGGTCTTCGTTCCTGTATAG GACGCCGCTATGGGCTCTTCATCATGAAGGTGTTCTTGGTCAAGCTGATCTCGCAGTTTGACTTTCAGAGCGATTTTGAACTGGAAAAGCTGGAGTTCGTTGAGAACATATCGCTGAAGTTCAAGAACGCCGATGACATCTTGCTGACCATCCAGCCACACAGCCTGTCAAAGGACTCCATCTAA
- the LOC122818662 gene encoding uncharacterized protein LOC122818662 produces the protein MRFLCLLILSCLLAVASSSSTSTNATTEASTSTSSTTTTTEASTADKKVKHVVHWSAQIHRPGTVITIHHHRGTGEEEQHRERVNPCEREDPRERRENREGEERREIRRSGLTSLRG, from the coding sequence ATGCGATTCCTCTGCCTGCTGATCCTCTCCTGCCTCCTGGCGGTGGCCAGTTCCTCCTCGACGTCCACCAACGCCACCACCGAGGCCTCCACGAGCACGagctccaccaccaccaccacggaGGCGTCCACCGCCGACAAGAAGGTGAAACACGTGGTTCACTGGAGTGCACAGATCCACCGTCCCGGCACGGTCATAACGATCCACCACCACAGGGGGACcggggaggaggagcagcacaGGGAGAGGGTGAATCCTTGCGAGCGGGAGGACCCCAGGGAGAGGAGGGAGAACAGGGAAGGAGAGGAGCGCAGGGAAATCAGGAGGAGCGGGCTTACCAGTCTCAGGGGCTGA
- the LOC108024416 gene encoding probable cytochrome P450 318a1 isoform X1, producing the protein MHLSVALWACGALLAVLLAWQQRKCWRLIWQLNGWRGVVQQPILWILLCVNLHPNSILEKVTQYREYFQRPMAVLVGTRVLLYIDDPAGMECILNAPECLDKTFLQDGFFVRRGLLHARGQRWKLRRKQLNPAFSHNIVAGFFDVFNSVGNQIIEQFASQPHLHGKAVKFTDAEDLLSRAVLEVSCLTIMGTPTNFTQIDDAHIAHSYKRLLEISAVRVVKPWLQIDLLHRLLAPELYEESRKCCKLLADFVGEIVRTKHRNWRLRDAVGSGDKAGEDSSAGWQRRIFIEQIFQLAANGEMTLEEIMHEAQSMVLVSFETVSNSITMALLCLATNKGDCRRRLLAEIRSLVPDSGQVGLEQLQQLRYLDAFVSESLRLLATVPMNLRHVSRDFQLAGRAREAIVPQNSIVVLDTFNMQRDERWWGATAKQFDPQRFLEQDQDQDQDRDQAQGQQAGGQDAAGPGSGQPRRQRDRRHSYSFLPFSSGLRSCIGRRYGLFIMKVFLVKLISQFDFQSDFELEKLEFVENISLKFKNADDILLTIQPHSLSKDSI; encoded by the exons ATGCACCTGAGCGTGGCCCTCTGGGCATGTGGCGCCCTCCTGGCGGTGCTCCTCGCCTGGCAGCAGCGAAAGTGCTGGCGGCTCATCTGGCAGCTGAACGGGTGGCGCGGCGTGGTGCAGCAGCCCATCCTGTGGATCCTGCTCTGCGTCAACCTGCACCCCAACA GCATTCTGGAGAAGGTTACCCAATACCGGGAGTACTTCCAGCGCCCCATGGCCGTCCTCGTGGGCACCCGCGTCCTCCTCTATATCGATGACCCAGCTGGCATGGAATGCATCCTGAATGCCCCAGAATGCCTCGACAAGACCTTCCTGCAGGATGGCTTCTTCGTGCGACGCGGCTTGCTCCATGCCAGAG GACAGCGTTGGAAATTGCGCAGAAAGCAACTGAACCCAGCCTTCAGTCACAATATAGTGGCCGGTTTCTTCGACGTCTTCAACTCGGTGGGCAACCAGATAATCGAGCAGTTTGCATCGCAACCCCATCTCCATGGAAAGGCCGTGAAGTTCACCGATGCCGAGGATTTGCTCAGTCGGGCTGTTCTGGAGGTTTCCTGTT TGACTATTATGGGCACTCCAACCAATTTCACCCAAATAGATGACGCGCACATCGCCCACAGTTACAAGCG CCTCCTGGAGATCTCGGCCGTTCGGGTGGTGAAGCCCTGGCTCCAGATCGACCTGCTGCACCGCCTCCTGGCCCCGGAGCTCTACGAGGAGTCCAGGAAGTGCTGCAAGTTGCTGGCCGACTTTGTGGGCGAGATTGTGAGGACGAAGCACCGCAACTGGCGGCTGAGGGACGCCGTCGGGTCGGGGGACAAGGCTGGCGAGGACTCCTCCGCCGGCTGGCAGCGGCGTATTTTCATCGAGCAGATCTTCCAGCTGGCCGCCAACGGGGAGATGACGCTCGAGGAGATCATGCACGAGGCGCAGTCGATGGTTCTGGTG TCCTTCGAGACGGTGTCCAACAGCATCACGATGGCCCTGCTCTGCCTGGCCACCAACAAGGGCGACTGCCGGCGGCGCCTGCTGGCGGAGATCAGGTCCCTGGTGCCGGACAGCGGCCAGGTGGGcctggagcagctgcagcagctgcgctACCTGGACGCCTTCGTCAGCGAGTCGCTGCGTCTGCTGGCCACCGTGCCGATGAACCTGCGCCACGTCAGCCGCGACTTCCAGCTGGCGGGCAGGGCGCGGGAGGCCATCGTGCCCCAGAACAGCATCGTGGTGCTGGACACCTTCAACATGCAGCGCGACGAGCGCTGGTGGGGCGCCACCGCCAAGCAGTTCGACCCGCAGAGGTTCCTCGAGcaggaccaggaccaggaccaggaTCGGGATCAGGCGCAGGGGCAGCAGGCCGGTGGCCAGGATGCCGCAGGACCGGGGTCCGGGCAGCCGCGAAGGCAGCGGGATCGACGACACTCCTACAGCTTCCTGCCCTTCTCCAGTGGTCTTCGTTCCTGTATAG GACGCCGCTATGGGCTCTTCATCATGAAGGTGTTCTTGGTCAAGCTGATCTCGCAGTTTGACTTTCAGAGCGATTTTGAACTGGAAAAGCTGGAGTTCGTTGAGAACATATCGCTGAAGTTCAAGAACGCCGATGACATCTTGCTGACCATCCAGCCACACAGCCTGTCAAAGGACTCCATCTAA